One genomic segment of Ancylobacter sp. IITR112 includes these proteins:
- a CDS encoding efflux RND transporter permease subunit — MALNISAWAIRKPVPSIVLFVVLTAIGLYTFDRLPITRMPNIDVPIVSVTITQPGAAPSELETQVTKVVETSIAGVQGVKHITSSITEGTSLTVVEFQLETQVDRAVNDVRDAVTKVRTELPQDIEEPLVQRVDVEGMAIVTYAASAPAMTPEELSWFVDDTLVRALQGVRGVAQVKREGGVEREIRISLDPDKLAALGVTAADVNRELAATNVDLAGGRGEIGTQEQSVRTLGGATTVEDLAETRISLPASGSGGTRYVRLADLATVTDGAAEPRIFARLDGKPVVAFGIYRAKGFSDVVVAENAEKALLDLEKRHPEVDITLIDSTVKYTEADYTSAMHTLMEGAVLAVIVVMVFLRDWRATIITATAIPLSILPTFWVMDLLGFSLNGVSLLAVTLVTGILVDDAIVEIENIVRHMRMGKSAYRAAIDAADEIGLAVVATTLTIVAVFLPVSFMGGIAGQYFRQFGITVAVAVLFSLLVARLLTPMLAAYFMRDHGHRETPDGWMMRAYIGLLRRSIRHRFLTVTAGILLFIGSMWLSTLLPSGFIPNSDVSRSVLALELPPGATLEATRRVVDEVTDTLNAQPEVASVFATAGSGSTDGPASGGGEVRKATIIVNLVPRAERAATQKQFEMRLRDEIARIPDLRFNFGASGGAGPGGREFTIILSGSDGAEVEAKALELEREIREKVKGLSNVQTSAALERPELRVVPRLAEAAALGVSVSDIAQTVRIATLGDVSQNLAKFSAGDRQVPIRVQLDERARGDLSTFETLKVRTASGASVPLLSVADISFGTGPSSLDRYDRARRVAIEADLAGNTQLGEALAEVYALPAAKNMPSSIVLKESGDAEIMGEVFGGFATAMMAGVMMVLAVLVLLFANVLQPITILVALPLSVGGAFIALLLTNNAMTLPVVIGFLMLMGIVTKNAILLVDFAIEAVHAGVERTTALIEAGRKRAQPIIMTTIAMAAGMMPSALGLGEGGDFRSPMAIAVIGGLLASTLLSLIFVPAVFTLMDDLGRLSGRIFGRFIGARDEPDEPGSVPGARPGLHAVDAGPHSTPRPPLAAE, encoded by the coding sequence ATGGCTCTCAACATCTCCGCCTGGGCGATCCGCAAGCCGGTTCCCTCCATCGTGCTGTTCGTGGTGCTGACCGCGATCGGCCTCTACACTTTCGACCGGCTGCCGATCACCCGCATGCCGAATATCGACGTGCCGATCGTCTCCGTCACCATCACCCAGCCCGGCGCGGCGCCGAGCGAGCTGGAAACGCAGGTGACGAAAGTGGTCGAAACCTCGATCGCCGGCGTGCAGGGGGTGAAGCACATCACCTCCTCCATCACCGAGGGCACCTCGCTCACCGTGGTCGAGTTCCAGCTCGAAACGCAGGTCGACCGCGCGGTGAACGATGTGCGCGACGCGGTGACCAAGGTGCGGACCGAACTGCCGCAGGATATCGAGGAACCGCTGGTGCAGCGGGTCGATGTCGAAGGCATGGCCATCGTCACCTATGCCGCTTCCGCCCCGGCGATGACGCCGGAGGAACTGTCCTGGTTCGTCGACGACACGCTGGTGCGCGCGCTGCAGGGCGTGCGCGGCGTGGCGCAGGTCAAGCGCGAGGGCGGGGTGGAGCGCGAGATCCGCATCTCCCTCGATCCCGACAAGCTGGCGGCGCTGGGCGTGACGGCGGCCGACGTGAACCGCGAGCTCGCCGCCACCAATGTCGACCTTGCCGGCGGGCGCGGCGAAATCGGCACGCAGGAGCAGTCCGTGCGCACGCTGGGCGGCGCCACAACGGTGGAGGACCTTGCCGAGACCCGCATCTCGCTGCCGGCCAGCGGGAGCGGCGGCACGCGCTATGTGCGCCTCGCCGACCTCGCCACCGTGACCGATGGCGCCGCCGAGCCGCGCATCTTCGCCCGGCTCGACGGCAAGCCTGTGGTCGCCTTCGGCATCTACCGCGCCAAGGGCTTCTCCGACGTGGTGGTGGCCGAGAACGCGGAAAAGGCGCTGCTGGACCTCGAAAAGCGCCACCCGGAAGTCGATATCACCCTGATCGATTCCACGGTGAAATACACCGAGGCCGACTACACCTCGGCCATGCACACGCTGATGGAAGGCGCGGTGCTGGCGGTGATCGTGGTCATGGTGTTCCTGCGCGACTGGCGCGCCACCATCATCACCGCGACGGCGATTCCCTTGTCCATCCTGCCCACCTTCTGGGTGATGGACCTGCTCGGCTTCTCGCTCAACGGGGTGAGCCTTCTCGCCGTCACGCTGGTGACTGGCATTCTCGTCGATGACGCCATCGTCGAGATCGAGAACATTGTGCGTCACATGCGCATGGGCAAATCCGCCTATCGCGCGGCGATCGACGCCGCCGACGAGATCGGCCTCGCCGTGGTGGCGACCACGCTCACCATCGTCGCGGTGTTCCTCCCGGTCAGCTTCATGGGCGGCATTGCCGGCCAGTATTTCCGCCAGTTCGGCATCACGGTCGCGGTGGCGGTGCTGTTCTCGCTGCTGGTGGCGCGGCTGCTGACCCCGATGCTCGCCGCCTATTTCATGCGCGATCACGGCCACCGGGAAACGCCCGATGGCTGGATGATGCGCGCCTATATCGGGCTGCTGCGCCGCTCCATCCGCCACCGTTTCCTCACGGTGACGGCGGGCATCCTGCTGTTCATCGGCTCGATGTGGCTCTCCACCCTGCTGCCCTCCGGCTTCATTCCCAATTCCGACGTGTCCCGCTCCGTGCTGGCGCTGGAACTGCCGCCAGGGGCGACGCTGGAAGCCACGCGGCGCGTGGTGGATGAGGTGACCGACACGCTGAACGCCCAGCCCGAAGTGGCGAGCGTGTTCGCCACCGCCGGCTCCGGCTCCACCGACGGGCCGGCCAGCGGCGGCGGCGAGGTGCGCAAGGCGACGATCATCGTCAATCTGGTGCCGCGCGCCGAACGCGCGGCGACGCAGAAGCAGTTCGAAATGCGGCTGCGCGACGAAATCGCCCGCATTCCCGACCTGCGCTTCAATTTCGGCGCCTCCGGCGGCGCCGGCCCGGGCGGGCGCGAATTCACCATCATCCTCTCCGGTTCGGACGGGGCCGAGGTGGAGGCGAAGGCGCTGGAGCTGGAACGCGAGATCCGCGAGAAGGTGAAGGGCCTGTCCAATGTGCAGACCTCGGCGGCGCTGGAGCGGCCGGAACTGCGCGTGGTGCCCCGGCTCGCCGAGGCGGCGGCGCTCGGCGTCTCGGTGTCGGACATCGCCCAGACCGTGCGCATCGCCACGCTGGGCGACGTGTCGCAGAACCTCGCCAAATTCTCCGCCGGCGACCGCCAGGTGCCGATCCGGGTGCAGCTCGACGAGCGGGCGCGCGGCGATCTCTCCACCTTCGAGACGCTGAAAGTGCGCACCGCTTCCGGGGCCTCGGTGCCGCTGCTCTCGGTCGCCGACATTTCCTTCGGCACCGGCCCGTCCAGCCTCGACCGCTATGACCGCGCGCGGCGCGTGGCGATCGAGGCCGACCTCGCCGGTAACACCCAGCTCGGCGAGGCGCTGGCGGAGGTCTATGCCCTGCCGGCAGCCAAGAACATGCCGTCCAGCATCGTGCTGAAGGAATCCGGCGACGCCGAGATCATGGGCGAGGTGTTCGGCGGCTTCGCCACGGCGATGATGGCTGGCGTGATGATGGTGCTGGCGGTGCTGGTGCTGCTGTTCGCCAATGTGCTGCAGCCGATCACCATCCTGGTCGCGCTGCCGCTCTCGGTGGGCGGCGCCTTCATCGCGCTGCTGCTCACCAACAACGCCATGACGCTGCCGGTGGTGATCGGCTTCCTGATGCTGATGGGCATCGTCACCAAGAACGCGATCCTGCTGGTGGATTTCGCCATCGAGGCGGTGCATGCCGGGGTGGAGCGGACCACGGCGCTGATCGAGGCCGGGCGCAAGCGCGCGCAGCCCATCATCATGACCACCATCGCCATGGCGGCGGGCATGATGCCCTCGGCGCTGGGGCTTGGCGAAGGCGGCGACTTCCGCTCGCCGATGGCGATCGCGGTGATTGGCGGCCTGCTCGCCTCCACCCTGCTGTCGCTGATCTTCGTGCCGGCGGTGTTCACGCTGATGGACGATCTCGGCCGGCTGTCCGGGCGTATCTTCGGCCGCTTCATCGGCGCGCGCGACGAGCCCGACGAGCCCGGCAGCGTGCCGGGCGCGCGCCCGGGCCTGCACGCGGTGGATGCCGGCCCGCACTCAACCCCCCGCCCGCCGCTGGCGGCGGAGTAA
- a CDS encoding TetR/AcrR family transcriptional regulator encodes MTPLATPAAHSAAKAAAPAAPGPAPKERRDPRRRVLDAAIACFTRSGFHGTSMQQICTEAGMSPGALYRYFPSKESIIIAIVDEERAVRMSCLERLESAPSFVEGLARMGEALFSGEEPMVCLELGPEIYAEAARNPALKPIFDAVEDEMNAAIRSHFVAAQARGEIDPAIDPDVAMLMINAIGDGLVLRRSFEPGLPLERMMPALAGLIARMLAPAAAPTLSPDRTS; translated from the coding sequence ATGACCCCCCTTGCCACGCCTGCCGCTCACTCCGCCGCCAAGGCCGCCGCGCCGGCGGCGCCCGGCCCCGCGCCGAAGGAGCGGCGCGATCCGCGCCGGCGCGTGCTTGACGCGGCGATCGCCTGTTTCACACGCTCCGGCTTCCACGGCACCTCGATGCAGCAGATCTGCACCGAAGCCGGCATGAGCCCGGGCGCGCTCTACCGCTACTTCCCCTCCAAGGAGTCGATCATCATCGCCATTGTCGATGAGGAGCGGGCGGTGCGGATGAGCTGCCTGGAGCGGCTGGAATCGGCCCCGAGCTTCGTCGAGGGGCTTGCCCGCATGGGCGAGGCGCTGTTCTCCGGCGAGGAGCCGATGGTGTGCCTGGAACTCGGGCCGGAAATCTATGCCGAGGCCGCGCGCAACCCGGCGCTGAAGCCGATCTTCGACGCTGTCGAGGACGAGATGAACGCGGCGATCCGCAGCCATTTCGTCGCCGCGCAGGCGCGCGGGGAAATCGACCCGGCCATCGACCCCGACGTTGCCATGCTGATGATCAACGCCATTGGCGACGGGCTGGTGCTGCGCCGCAGCTTCGAGCCCGGCCTGCCGCTCGAACGGATGATGCCGGCCCTGGCCGGCCTGATCGCCCGCATGCTGGCGCCCGCCGCGGCGCCGACCCTTTCACCGGACCGCACATCATGA
- a CDS encoding MBOAT family protein has protein sequence MVFSSVTFLFYFLPAFLICYFATPGLRARNLVLLAFSLVFYAWGGLANVAVLAVSIVANYLFALLIDSRAGPWRLRMLALAVALNLAGLIAFKYAGFLAENLNLLLPAAAQLPVVHLPLPLGISFFTFHAISYLVDIYRGKARANGRFEEIAVYITMFPQLVAGPIVRYSTIAHRIRARRTTLGRVSAGLRIFVIGLSWKVLIADEVAPLVSVVFDNTAAPSLGEAWIGVSAYALQIYFDFGGYSNMAIGLALAMGLKFPRNFNLPYGALSITDFWRRWHMSLSSWFRDYVYIPLGGNRRGHLHTALNLWTVFLLCGLWHGASWTFVIWGVHHGSFLVLERTRFGAALRAAPRVVNHAYVLLVVLTGWVWFRAESLPQALDLFAGLAGLNGAGPLSVNLLADLEPVTVIILVLAWPLAMFGLPQPGAKRLPQRLRLALYGFTDSVVVAALFALCILSVGAATYSPFLYFRF, from the coding sequence ATGGTTTTTTCGTCCGTCACCTTCCTGTTCTACTTTCTGCCGGCGTTCCTGATCTGCTATTTCGCGACGCCGGGACTGCGTGCCCGCAATCTCGTGCTGCTCGCCTTCTCGCTGGTGTTCTATGCCTGGGGAGGGCTGGCCAATGTCGCGGTGCTCGCAGTCTCCATTGTCGCCAACTACCTGTTCGCGCTGCTGATCGACAGCCGCGCCGGGCCGTGGCGGCTGCGCATGCTGGCGCTGGCGGTGGCGCTGAATCTCGCCGGGCTGATCGCCTTCAAATATGCGGGATTCCTGGCGGAGAACCTCAACCTGCTGCTGCCCGCCGCCGCCCAGCTTCCGGTGGTGCATCTGCCGCTGCCGCTCGGCATCTCCTTCTTCACCTTCCACGCCATCTCCTATCTCGTCGACATCTATCGCGGGAAGGCGCGGGCCAATGGCCGGTTCGAGGAGATCGCGGTCTACATCACCATGTTCCCGCAGCTCGTCGCCGGCCCGATCGTGCGCTATTCCACCATCGCCCATCGCATAAGGGCGCGGCGCACCACGCTTGGGCGGGTGTCGGCGGGGCTGCGCATCTTCGTCATCGGCCTGTCCTGGAAGGTGCTGATCGCCGACGAGGTGGCGCCGCTGGTCAGCGTGGTGTTCGACAACACCGCCGCCCCCAGCCTCGGCGAGGCCTGGATCGGGGTGAGCGCCTATGCGCTGCAGATCTATTTCGACTTCGGCGGCTATTCCAACATGGCGATCGGCCTTGCACTGGCCATGGGGCTGAAATTCCCGCGCAATTTCAACCTGCCCTATGGCGCGCTCTCGATCACCGATTTCTGGCGCCGCTGGCATATGAGCCTGTCGAGCTGGTTCCGCGACTATGTCTACATCCCGCTCGGCGGCAACCGGAGAGGCCACCTGCACACGGCGCTGAATCTCTGGACCGTGTTCCTGCTCTGCGGCCTGTGGCACGGGGCGAGCTGGACCTTCGTCATCTGGGGTGTGCATCACGGCAGCTTCCTGGTGCTGGAGCGCACCCGCTTCGGCGCCGCCCTGCGCGCCGCGCCGCGCGTGGTCAATCATGCCTATGTGCTGCTGGTGGTGCTCACCGGCTGGGTCTGGTTCCGGGCGGAAAGCCTGCCGCAGGCGCTCGACCTGTTCGCCGGCCTCGCCGGACTGAACGGGGCGGGGCCGCTTTCGGTCAATCTGCTCGCCGATCTCGAACCGGTGACGGTTATCATCCTGGTGCTGGCCTGGCCGCTCGCCATGTTCGGCCTGCCGCAGCCCGGCGCCAAGCGCCTGCCCCAGCGCCTGCGCCTCGCCCTTTACGGGTTCACCGACAGCGTGGTGGTGGCGGCGCTGTTCGCGCTGTGCATCCTGTCGGTGGGGGCGGCGACCTATTCGCCCTTCCTGTATTTCCGGTTCTGA
- a CDS encoding GntR family transcriptional regulator, translated as MDSPALDLSQDPRLDGDTLQQWVFRRLRRSVMAGRFPPGKAVTIRGLADALGVSSMPVREALRRLVAERALVLLDNRRVRVPEMTARRFEELMMARTLLETEAAARALAVADDAFIARLDALNAESDAAVAAADTEAMIETNLAFHGALYGGRADNVLLPLIESVWLQIGPFMRMALADLETHYPVDRHAEALAALRARDEPALRRAIEADIRDGIGHLLAQLG; from the coding sequence ATGGATTCTCCCGCGCTCGATCTCTCCCAGGACCCCCGCCTCGACGGCGACACGCTGCAGCAATGGGTGTTTCGCCGGCTGCGCCGTTCGGTCATGGCCGGCCGCTTTCCGCCCGGCAAGGCGGTGACGATACGCGGCCTCGCCGATGCGCTGGGCGTCTCCTCCATGCCGGTGCGCGAGGCGCTGCGGCGGCTGGTCGCCGAGCGCGCGCTGGTGCTGCTCGACAATCGCCGCGTGCGCGTGCCGGAAATGACGGCGCGGCGCTTCGAGGAGCTGATGATGGCGCGCACGCTTCTGGAGACCGAAGCGGCAGCCCGCGCCCTCGCCGTGGCCGATGACGCCTTCATCGCCCGGCTCGACGCGCTCAACGCCGAATCCGACGCGGCGGTGGCCGCCGCCGACACCGAGGCGATGATCGAGACCAACCTCGCCTTCCACGGCGCGCTTTATGGCGGGCGGGCGGACAATGTGCTGCTGCCGCTGATCGAATCGGTGTGGCTGCAGATCGGCCCGTTCATGCGCATGGCTCTGGCGGACCTTGAGACACACTACCCCGTGGACCGCCACGCCGAGGCGCTGGCGGCGCTGCGCGCCCGCGACGAGCCGGCCCTGCGCCGCGCCATCGAGGCCGATATACGCGACGGCATCGGCCATCTGCTGGCGCAGCTCGGGTAA
- a CDS encoding efflux RND transporter periplasmic adaptor subunit: MTAKTPSLRGRIALALTMTAIVVGVAGYAFRDRIAAGLGLFEPAQAEVAAPEPDEVKGITISVVPATRREVVERLPVTGTLVPREEIMVGPQIDGYQITEILVEEGDRVSEGQVLARLSRDMLETLLAQNTANGAKAQAAIAQQKAQLQQAQAQLIEAEAAVERARTLIKTGATSQEVLDQRERAVKVATAQVTAAEEMVTAAQAEADQIKATRDEIEVRLARTEIKAPLAGIVSSRSARIGAIVLSANSEPLFRIVKDGAIDLDAEVPESALPRITPGLSVAVTPAGIHQPLDGTVRLVGAKVDPATRLARVAVALPDDPRLRPGAYGRGVIEIARHDGVALPQSAVQFAPEGAFVLVVEGDTVRRRPVTIGLKGDGYVEITKGVAEGESVVARAAGFLRDGDRVSPVPLADAPAKGGV, encoded by the coding sequence ATGACCGCCAAGACGCCCTCGCTGCGCGGGCGCATCGCCCTCGCCCTCACCATGACCGCCATTGTGGTCGGTGTTGCCGGCTATGCTTTCCGTGACCGCATCGCCGCCGGGCTCGGCCTTTTCGAGCCGGCGCAGGCCGAAGTCGCCGCGCCGGAACCCGATGAGGTGAAGGGGATCACCATTTCCGTCGTGCCCGCCACGCGGCGCGAGGTGGTGGAGCGGCTGCCGGTGACCGGCACGCTGGTGCCGCGCGAGGAGATCATGGTCGGGCCGCAGATCGACGGCTACCAGATCACCGAGATTCTCGTCGAGGAAGGCGATCGGGTGAGCGAGGGCCAGGTGCTGGCGCGGCTGTCGCGCGACATGCTGGAGACGCTCCTCGCCCAGAACACCGCCAATGGCGCCAAGGCGCAGGCCGCCATCGCCCAGCAGAAGGCGCAACTGCAGCAGGCGCAGGCGCAGCTTATCGAAGCGGAGGCGGCGGTGGAGCGCGCGCGTACCCTGATCAAGACCGGCGCGACCTCGCAGGAAGTGCTCGACCAGCGCGAACGGGCGGTGAAGGTGGCGACGGCGCAGGTGACGGCGGCCGAGGAAATGGTCACCGCCGCCCAGGCCGAGGCCGACCAGATCAAGGCCACGCGCGACGAGATCGAGGTGCGGCTCGCCCGGACCGAGATCAAGGCGCCGCTCGCCGGCATCGTCTCCTCCCGCTCCGCCCGCATCGGCGCCATCGTGCTCTCGGCCAATAGCGAGCCGCTGTTCCGCATCGTCAAGGACGGCGCCATCGACCTCGACGCCGAAGTGCCGGAATCGGCCCTTCCGCGCATCACGCCGGGGCTCAGCGTGGCGGTGACGCCCGCCGGCATCCATCAGCCGCTGGACGGCACGGTGCGGCTCGTCGGCGCCAAGGTGGACCCGGCCACGCGCCTCGCCCGCGTCGCGGTGGCGCTGCCGGACGATCCGCGCCTGCGCCCCGGCGCCTATGGGCGCGGGGTGATCGAGATCGCCCGCCATGACGGCGTCGCGCTGCCGCAATCAGCGGTGCAGTTCGCCCCGGAAGGCGCCTTCGTGCTCGTTGTCGAGGGCGACACGGTGCGCCGGCGCCCGGTGACGATCGGGCTGAAGGGCGACGGCTATGTCGAGATCACCAAGGGCGTGGCCGAGGGCGAGAGTGTCGTCGCCCGCGCCGCCGGCTTCCTGCGCGACGGCGACCGGGTGAGCCCGGTGCCGCTGGCCGATGCTCCCGCGAAGGGCGGTGTGTGA
- a CDS encoding Trm112 family protein has protein sequence MAAQSEIPARAGYEIDPKLLELLVCPLTKGPLDYDRGAHELVSRAARLAYPIRDGIPILLADEARQLTEEEAAR, from the coding sequence ATGGCCGCACAATCCGAGATTCCCGCCCGCGCGGGCTATGAAATCGACCCGAAGCTGCTGGAACTGCTGGTCTGCCCGCTCACCAAGGGGCCGCTGGACTATGACCGCGGCGCGCATGAGTTGGTGTCGCGGGCGGCGCGGCTGGCCTACCCGATTCGCGACGGCATCCCGATCCTGCTCGCCGACGAGGCGCGGCAGCTCACCGAGGAGGAAGCGGCGCGCTAG
- the trxA gene encoding thioredoxin has translation MLLNQPSSPAAPGGAPAGDDVVIDVTTKSFMKDVVEESRRRPVLVDFWAPWCGPCRQLTPIIEKVVRAAKGKVRLAKMNTDEHPAVAQQLGIQSLPTVYAFVNGQPVDGFMGAQPEAQIKAIVDKLIAASGGGNDIADILASGDAALAEGDLAGAAEIFAAVLGEEPENLAAIAGLARTELAAGNLEQAKATLALAPASAATDSAITAVRAAIELEEAASALGDVKELEAKVAANPLDHQARFDLAVALSARGRREEAVDHLLAIVRKDRGWNDDGARKQLVQFFEAWGPTDEHTLSGRRRLSSLLFA, from the coding sequence ATGTTGCTGAACCAGCCCTCCTCTCCCGCCGCCCCGGGCGGCGCGCCGGCCGGCGACGATGTGGTGATCGACGTCACCACCAAGAGCTTCATGAAGGACGTGGTCGAGGAATCGCGCCGCCGCCCGGTGCTGGTGGATTTCTGGGCGCCCTGGTGCGGCCCCTGCCGCCAGCTCACCCCGATCATCGAGAAGGTGGTGCGCGCCGCCAAGGGCAAGGTGCGCCTCGCCAAGATGAACACGGACGAGCACCCCGCCGTCGCCCAGCAGCTCGGCATCCAGTCGCTGCCCACCGTCTATGCCTTCGTCAACGGCCAGCCGGTCGACGGCTTCATGGGCGCGCAGCCCGAAGCCCAGATCAAGGCGATCGTCGACAAGCTGATCGCCGCCTCGGGCGGCGGCAATGACATCGCCGACATTCTCGCCAGCGGCGACGCGGCGCTGGCTGAGGGCGATCTCGCCGGGGCGGCGGAAATCTTCGCCGCCGTGCTGGGCGAGGAGCCGGAAAACCTCGCCGCCATCGCCGGCCTCGCCCGTACCGAGCTCGCCGCCGGCAATCTCGAACAGGCGAAGGCCACCCTCGCCCTCGCCCCTGCCAGCGCCGCCACTGACAGCGCCATCACCGCCGTGCGTGCCGCCATCGAGCTGGAAGAGGCCGCCAGCGCGCTCGGCGATGTGAAGGAGCTGGAAGCGAAGGTCGCCGCCAACCCGCTCGACCATCAGGCCCGCTTCGATCTCGCCGTGGCGCTGAGCGCGCGCGGCCGGCGCGAGGAGGCGGTGGACCATCTGCTCGCCATCGTCCGCAAGGATCGCGGCTGGAACGATGACGGGGCGCGCAAGCAGCTTGTACAGTTCTTCGAGGCCTGGGGCCCGACGGACGAGCACACGCTCAGCGGCCGCCGCCGCCTGTCCTCGCTGCTCTTCGCCTGA
- a CDS encoding LON peptidase substrate-binding domain-containing protein has protein sequence MAINKPYAGPSELAPILPLFPLEGALLLPRCQLPLNVFEPRYVAMIDAALASHRLIGIIQTAPQQPALAVPGAPDIVGVGCAGRITEIAESGDGRYLLNLSGIARFRVVAEVDSGTPFRQAKVDYTPFSDDFTPNAGADAVDRALLLRTLADYLDANQLEADWKSIKDAPNEALVNALAMMAPFGPREKQALLEAPNLAARAEMLIAVTEMSMARTGGEGDGTLQ, from the coding sequence ATGGCGATCAACAAGCCCTATGCCGGCCCCTCGGAGCTGGCGCCGATCCTCCCGCTCTTCCCGCTGGAAGGGGCGCTGCTGCTGCCGCGCTGCCAGCTTCCGCTCAACGTGTTCGAGCCGCGCTATGTCGCGATGATCGACGCGGCGCTGGCCAGCCACCGGCTGATCGGCATCATCCAGACCGCGCCGCAGCAGCCGGCGCTTGCCGTGCCCGGCGCGCCCGACATTGTCGGCGTGGGCTGTGCCGGCCGCATCACCGAGATCGCGGAAAGCGGCGATGGCCGCTATCTGCTCAATCTCAGCGGCATTGCCCGCTTCCGGGTGGTGGCGGAGGTGGATTCCGGCACGCCGTTCCGCCAGGCCAAGGTCGATTACACACCCTTTAGCGACGACTTCACGCCCAATGCCGGCGCCGATGCGGTGGACCGCGCCCTGCTGCTGCGCACGCTGGCGGATTATCTCGACGCCAACCAGCTCGAAGCGGACTGGAAGAGCATCAAGGACGCGCCCAATGAGGCGCTGGTCAACGCGCTGGCGATGATGGCGCCGTTCGGCCCGCGCGAGAAGCAGGCGCTGCTGGAGGCGCCGAACCTCGCCGCCCGCGCCGAGATGCTGATCGCCGTCACCGAGATGAGCATGGCCCGCACCGGCGGCGAAGGCGACGGCACGCTGCAATAG
- a CDS encoding prolyl-tRNA synthetase associated domain-containing protein has product MPLSRDDLLARLAELGIATTTVEHPPLFTVEDSQALRGDIAGGHTKNLFLKDKKGNLFLVVVEEEARVDLKNLHVALGAASKLSFGSAELLEEVLGVKPGAVTAFGPVNDRDGRVTVVLDAELMAHEVINCHPLVNTATTTIASADLIRFLRDTGHEPRVLAVPRRSEAEQPATTES; this is encoded by the coding sequence ATGCCCCTTTCCCGCGACGACCTTCTCGCCCGGCTTGCCGAACTCGGTATCGCCACCACCACGGTCGAACATCCCCCGCTGTTCACGGTGGAGGATTCGCAGGCGCTGCGCGGCGACATTGCCGGCGGCCACACCAAGAACCTGTTCCTGAAGGACAAGAAGGGCAACCTGTTCCTCGTCGTGGTCGAGGAAGAAGCCCGGGTCGATCTGAAGAACCTGCATGTCGCGCTCGGCGCGGCGAGCAAGCTCTCCTTCGGCAGCGCCGAGCTGCTGGAAGAGGTGCTGGGCGTCAAGCCCGGCGCCGTCACCGCCTTCGGCCCGGTCAATGACCGGGATGGCCGCGTCACCGTGGTGCTCGACGCCGAGCTGATGGCGCATGAGGTGATTAACTGCCACCCGCTGGTGAACACCGCTACCACCACCATCGCCAGCGCCGACCTTATCCGCTTCCTGCGCGACACCGGCCATGAGCCGCGCGTGCTGGCGGTGCCCCGGCGCAGCGAGGCGGAGCAACCCGCCACCACCGAGAGCTGA
- a CDS encoding gamma-glutamyl-gamma-aminobutyrate hydrolase family protein, translating to MRPVIGVISDVKARDGHVVHGVTEKYIYAVARGAQAMPVLIPGTISAVDSAMAPERIVVDEILEAVDALFLPGSPSNVGPQHYGDLPHDPPLPADPHRDDISLPLIRAALERGVPLFGVCRGFQEMNVALGGTLFQKLYEQPGRFDHREDSSLDIEGQYSPAHGVALTEGGLLASLAGDTTWRVNSLHGQGVATLAPGVVVEATAGDGTIEAFRVPDSPGFNMAIQWHPEWRFWEDKLSSGIFTAFGAAARLAAERRRGGGRLKAAG from the coding sequence ATGCGTCCGGTTATCGGTGTGATCAGCGATGTGAAGGCCAGGGACGGCCATGTCGTCCACGGCGTCACGGAAAAGTACATCTATGCGGTGGCGCGCGGCGCTCAGGCGATGCCCGTGCTCATCCCCGGCACCATTTCGGCGGTGGATTCCGCCATGGCGCCGGAGCGGATCGTCGTCGACGAGATCCTGGAGGCGGTGGACGCGCTGTTCCTGCCCGGCAGCCCGTCCAATGTCGGGCCGCAGCATTATGGCGACCTGCCGCACGACCCGCCGCTGCCGGCCGACCCGCACCGCGACGACATCTCGCTGCCGCTGATCCGCGCGGCGCTGGAACGCGGCGTGCCGCTGTTCGGCGTGTGCCGCGGCTTTCAGGAGATGAATGTCGCGCTGGGCGGCACGCTGTTCCAGAAGCTGTATGAGCAGCCCGGCCGCTTCGACCATCGCGAGGATTCCAGCCTCGACATCGAAGGCCAATACTCGCCCGCTCATGGGGTCGCGCTGACCGAAGGCGGCCTGCTGGCGAGCCTTGCCGGCGACACGACGTGGCGGGTGAACTCGCTGCACGGCCAGGGCGTGGCAACGCTGGCGCCGGGCGTGGTGGTGGAGGCGACGGCCGGGGACGGCACCATCGAGGCCTTCCGCGTGCCGGATTCGCCGGGCTTCAACATGGCGATCCAGTGGCACCCGGAATGGCGCTTCTGGGAGGACAAGCTGTCCAGCGGGATCTTCACCGCCTTTGGTGCAGCGGCACGCCTAGCCGCCGAGCGCCGGCGGGGCGGCGGACGGCTGAAGGCGGCGGGCTGA